From one Prochlorococcus marinus str. MIT 0912 genomic stretch:
- a CDS encoding DUF2499 domain-containing protein encodes MHELSLGTWFIHIATLFEWGIAIIIIDYISSISNNKALGYFALAMLPNLASAMAAITWHIFDNSIELKGLVVLQAALTTVGNICLALAAWNLFRSESSQPNQ; translated from the coding sequence ATGCATGAACTTTCCTTAGGAACATGGTTTATCCACATTGCAACTCTATTCGAGTGGGGGATTGCAATAATAATAATTGATTATATTTCATCAATATCCAATAACAAGGCTTTGGGTTATTTTGCTTTAGCAATGTTGCCAAATCTAGCTAGTGCTATGGCCGCAATCACTTGGCATATATTTGACAACAGTATTGAGTTAAAAGGATTAGTTGTCCTACAGGCAGCTCTTACAACTGTAGGAAATATATGTCTTGCACTTGCTGCTTGGAACTTGTTTAGATCTGAGTCTTCTCAACCAAACCAATGA
- a CDS encoding peroxiredoxin, whose product MKRQKFIKSFILFSSILFVKPSRLFASLNSVRLGKKAPDFLLNGFNKSKPNQKEWSLDDFSGKWLILYFYPKDFSSGCTLQAKAFQDNLSKFKKLNSFIVGISADNEEEHESFCTSAKLGYTLLSDTTGEISKSYDSWLDPYSKRNTFIINPKGIVVYKWIGVRPVGHAQEVLEELIKQKKIYA is encoded by the coding sequence GTGAAAAGACAAAAATTTATAAAATCTTTTATTTTATTTTCTAGTATTTTATTTGTTAAACCTTCAAGATTATTTGCAAGTTTAAATTCCGTTAGGCTTGGTAAAAAAGCACCTGATTTTTTATTAAATGGTTTCAACAAAAGCAAGCCGAATCAAAAGGAATGGTCACTAGATGATTTTTCAGGAAAATGGTTAATTTTATATTTTTATCCTAAGGACTTCTCAAGTGGTTGTACATTACAAGCCAAAGCATTTCAAGATAATCTTTCTAAGTTTAAAAAACTTAATTCCTTCATAGTTGGAATCTCCGCTGACAATGAAGAAGAACATGAATCATTTTGTACATCCGCAAAACTTGGATACACCCTACTTTCAGATACAACAGGAGAAATAAGTAAATCATATGATTCGTGGTTAGATCCCTATTCAAAAAGAAATACATTTATAATAAATCCAAAGGGTATAGTTGTATATAAATGGATAGGAGTAAGACCCGTAGGACATGCTCAAGAAGTTTTAGAAGAGCTAATTAAACAAAAGAAAATATATGCATGA
- the rpmB gene encoding 50S ribosomal protein L28: protein MSRVCQLTGTRANNGMSVSHSHIRTKKLQQANLQQRRLWWEEENKWINIRVTTRALKTIQKKGLGKYAKSLGVDLNKL, encoded by the coding sequence ATGTCTAGGGTTTGCCAACTTACAGGTACACGAGCTAACAACGGAATGTCAGTCAGCCATTCCCATATTAGAACCAAAAAATTGCAGCAAGCAAATTTGCAGCAGCGAAGATTATGGTGGGAAGAAGAAAACAAATGGATCAATATAAGAGTAACGACAAGAGCACTAAAAACTATTCAGAAGAAGGGATTAGGAAAGTATGCCAAATCTTTAGGGGTAGATTTGAACAAACTTTAA
- the htpG gene encoding molecular chaperone HtpG has protein sequence MPVKEEGTILIHTENIFPIIKKAVYSDHEIFIRELISNSVDAIKKRKMAAFAGDCVSAEDEKIKISIDRDKKSLTISDNGIGMTSEEIKKYINQVAFSSAEEFLEKYKQPDDGFIGHFGLGFYSSFMVAEEVEIITKSARNDSQAIKWKCNGSPQYSLDESDKEEIGTDIILHLMEEEIEYIEPSRIKTLIKKYCDFMPIEISLEEEVINKMNPPWRESKQNLKDEDYIELYKYLYPFQGDPLLWVHLNTDYPYNLQGILYFPKISGRADWESGEIKLFCNQVFVSDSIKEIVPRYLLPLRGVIDSPDIPLNVSRSALQSDRRVKSIGNFIAKKLADKLKTLKKDETQFYADIWDSISPFIKIGAMEDEKFAEQVKEIILYSTTKNTSADNEDTNELIKSGSKTFTTLDSYKNRLTDEKKKVLYSTDEVSQSTALNMWTSQGKEVLKLDTVIDTQFIPWLEEKNKEINFVRVDSELDESIKDDSPEIADKDGNTKSETLKKMISSALNNEKVTVQVQSLKGENSPPSLILLPEQMRRINDITALMEQKLPGLPEYHNLIINSNHPLIQGLLKLNSNPIVVEGSSKSEEGQLASDISIHVYEMAKLSIGGLENKDIAAFQARNAEVLGKLMQKFV, from the coding sequence ATGCCTGTTAAAGAAGAAGGAACTATTCTTATTCACACAGAAAATATATTTCCAATAATAAAAAAAGCAGTCTACTCAGATCATGAAATTTTCATTAGAGAGCTTATAAGTAATTCCGTAGATGCAATCAAGAAAAGGAAAATGGCCGCCTTTGCTGGAGATTGTGTCTCAGCTGAAGATGAAAAAATTAAAATCTCAATTGACAGAGATAAAAAGTCATTGACTATTAGTGACAATGGAATAGGAATGACAAGTGAAGAAATTAAGAAATATATTAATCAAGTAGCATTCTCAAGTGCAGAAGAATTTCTTGAAAAATATAAACAGCCGGATGATGGATTTATAGGTCATTTTGGACTTGGTTTTTATTCAAGTTTTATGGTCGCAGAAGAAGTTGAAATAATAACTAAATCAGCAAGGAATGATTCACAAGCTATTAAATGGAAATGTAATGGTTCACCTCAATATTCACTTGATGAATCAGATAAAGAAGAAATAGGTACTGATATAATATTACATTTAATGGAAGAAGAAATTGAATACATTGAACCAAGCAGGATTAAAACATTAATAAAAAAATATTGTGATTTCATGCCTATTGAAATCTCGCTTGAAGAAGAAGTTATCAACAAAATGAATCCACCATGGAGAGAAAGCAAACAAAATCTTAAAGACGAAGATTATATTGAACTATATAAATATCTATACCCATTTCAAGGCGATCCGCTTTTATGGGTTCACTTAAACACTGACTATCCATATAATTTGCAAGGGATATTATACTTTCCAAAAATAAGTGGAAGAGCCGATTGGGAAAGTGGTGAAATCAAACTATTCTGTAATCAGGTATTTGTTAGCGACTCAATTAAAGAAATTGTTCCTAGATACTTGTTACCTTTGAGGGGAGTAATAGATTCACCAGATATTCCCTTAAATGTCAGCAGAAGCGCATTACAATCAGACAGAAGAGTTAAATCTATAGGTAACTTTATTGCAAAGAAGTTAGCCGATAAGCTTAAGACATTAAAGAAAGATGAAACCCAATTTTATGCAGATATTTGGGACTCGATATCACCCTTTATAAAGATAGGTGCAATGGAAGATGAGAAATTTGCCGAGCAAGTAAAAGAGATAATTTTATATTCAACAACAAAAAACACTTCAGCAGATAATGAAGATACTAATGAACTAATCAAATCTGGATCAAAGACTTTTACCACCCTTGATAGTTATAAGAATAGGCTGACTGATGAGAAGAAAAAGGTTTTATATTCAACGGATGAAGTCTCTCAATCAACAGCGCTCAATATGTGGACTTCGCAAGGCAAAGAAGTTTTAAAACTTGATACTGTTATTGACACCCAATTTATTCCTTGGTTAGAAGAAAAAAATAAAGAAATAAATTTTGTCAGAGTTGACTCAGAACTAGATGAAAGTATTAAAGATGATTCGCCTGAAATAGCAGATAAAGATGGAAATACAAAGTCAGAAACACTTAAAAAGATGATTAGTTCAGCTCTAAACAATGAGAAAGTGACCGTGCAAGTGCAGAGCCTTAAAGGTGAAAATTCTCCGCCTTCATTAATTTTATTACCAGAACAAATGAGAAGAATTAATGATATAACAGCATTAATGGAACAGAAACTTCCTGGTCTACCTGAATATCATAATTTAATCATCAACTCAAACCATCCACTTATTCAAGGATTACTAAAGTTAAATTCCAACCCAATAGTTGTTGAAGGATCTAGCAAATCAGAGGAAGGTCAATTAGCCAGTGACATCTCTATCCATGTTTATGAGATGGCAAAACTGTCAATTGGAGGTCTCGAGAATAAAGATATCGCAGCATTTCAAGCTAGGAATGCTGAGGTCCTAGGGAAATTAATGCAAAAATTCGTTTAA
- a CDS encoding ATP phosphoribosyltransferase regulatory subunit, producing the protein MTLQPASGARDLNPQQVRKNHHIGSKLSSLYQLWGYERISPPHIERLDTLMAAGGISNNEILKIVSDEPLGLRPEITASIVRAASTRFNEYERPLRFWSTGTSFKCNESIDGGIDIEESFQSGVELIGTKAINAEIELLSLLIESLKTIEIDQEYTMTLLIGNTYLLELILSSFDSTRIDQIKNILCDLDYIALSEIDVNDEQRMFIKKIMNMRGKPENILTDLKNIYGSNSYIENLKELFTIIEPLAKEKGIEVQLDPTLGTKYKLYSGLTFSLVSSSPSAPVIIAKGGRYDDLVKKFSSSDHNCFGIGFSISIDKIRELTSSIDEVKSNNEKVLIAYKKSASLYKALKQQKEWHNKGIISVISHEPLKTNDATNQLLKSNRCTKIEWID; encoded by the coding sequence ATGACATTGCAACCTGCCTCGGGTGCGCGCGACTTAAATCCTCAGCAAGTAAGAAAGAACCATCACATTGGATCAAAACTTTCATCTTTATATCAACTATGGGGTTATGAGCGAATATCACCACCACATATTGAACGTCTAGATACACTTATGGCAGCTGGTGGTATTTCAAACAATGAAATACTAAAAATCGTCTCTGATGAACCTCTTGGATTAAGACCTGAAATAACAGCGTCAATTGTTCGCGCTGCTTCAACTAGATTTAATGAATATGAAAGGCCACTTCGTTTTTGGTCGACAGGTACTTCATTTAAATGCAATGAAAGCATTGATGGTGGTATTGATATCGAGGAGTCATTCCAAAGCGGAGTGGAATTAATAGGAACTAAAGCTATTAATGCAGAAATTGAACTTCTATCTTTACTGATTGAATCATTAAAAACAATTGAAATTGATCAGGAATATACAATGACATTGCTTATTGGTAATACCTATCTATTGGAACTTATTTTAAGCTCATTTGATTCAACCAGAATAGACCAAATAAAAAATATCCTCTGCGATCTTGATTACATAGCATTGAGTGAAATAGATGTAAATGATGAACAAAGGATGTTTATAAAAAAGATCATGAATATGAGAGGAAAACCAGAAAATATTTTAACCGATCTTAAAAATATCTATGGATCCAATTCTTACATTGAAAACCTAAAGGAATTGTTTACTATTATTGAACCATTAGCTAAAGAGAAGGGGATAGAAGTACAACTAGACCCTACATTAGGGACTAAATATAAATTATATAGTGGTTTAACCTTTTCACTTGTTTCTTCATCCCCAAGCGCTCCTGTTATCATTGCTAAAGGCGGTAGATATGATGATTTAGTAAAGAAATTTAGTTCTAGCGATCATAATTGCTTTGGAATTGGATTTAGTATTAGCATTGATAAAATCAGGGAATTAACCTCCTCAATCGATGAAGTGAAAAGTAATAATGAAAAAGTCTTAATCGCATACAAAAAAAGTGCAAGTTTATATAAAGCATTAAAGCAACAAAAGGAATGGCACAACAAGGGAATTATTTCTGTAATTTCACATGAACCTCTAAAGACAAATGATGCAACAAATCAACTTTTAAAATCCAATAGATGCACAAAAATTGAATGGATAGATTGA
- a CDS encoding inositol monophosphatase family protein has translation MIIPSCKTAAFNSGLSKHEINKLLDIAKHAAEIGGASLMNNYGRIKTIKCKGTAGDLVTNADIECEKIIIDYLEKETPNISILAEESGHKLKNGELKWCIDPLDGTTNYAHGYPFFATSIGLIWNSNPILGAISVPSLNEIYYASPEHGSFCNGEKINVTETNSLSDSLLVTGFAYDRREVLDNNYSEFCWLTHRTHGVRRGGAAAVDLAFVASGKVDGFWERGLAKWDMAAGVPLVEMAGGIVSNYPSGDFELNTGRILACNQEIQNELIKELKKIRPLSPNSYGGK, from the coding sequence ATGATTATACCTTCATGTAAAACCGCAGCCTTTAATTCAGGGCTATCAAAACATGAAATTAATAAATTATTGGATATTGCAAAGCATGCCGCAGAAATAGGCGGAGCATCGCTAATGAATAATTATGGAAGAATTAAAACAATAAAATGCAAGGGAACTGCTGGTGATCTTGTTACTAATGCAGATATAGAATGTGAAAAAATAATAATCGATTATTTAGAAAAAGAGACTCCTAACATTTCTATTCTTGCTGAAGAAAGTGGACATAAGTTAAAAAATGGAGAATTAAAATGGTGTATTGACCCTCTTGATGGAACAACAAACTATGCCCATGGATATCCATTTTTTGCAACTTCTATAGGTTTAATTTGGAATAGCAATCCAATTTTAGGAGCAATATCAGTTCCTTCTTTAAATGAAATTTATTATGCCTCTCCAGAGCATGGATCATTTTGTAATGGCGAGAAAATAAATGTCACAGAAACAAATTCATTATCTGATTCACTCTTAGTTACTGGCTTCGCGTATGACAGACGAGAAGTATTAGATAATAATTATTCAGAATTTTGTTGGCTAACACATCGCACCCATGGCGTCAGAAGAGGAGGTGCCGCCGCGGTAGATTTAGCATTTGTGGCCTCAGGCAAAGTCGATGGTTTTTGGGAACGCGGACTTGCAAAATGGGATATGGCAGCAGGAGTACCACTAGTTGAAATGGCAGGTGGAATAGTTTCAAATTATCCTTCAGGAGATTTTGAACTGAATACCGGCAGAATCCTTGCTTGTAATCAAGAGATCCAAAATGAGCTCATTAAAGAACTTAAGAAAATTAGACCATTAAGTCCTAACTCTTATGGTGGAAAATAG
- the pstB gene encoding phosphate ABC transporter ATP-binding protein PstB, producing MNKKNIKPTSSVSLDNVSITYGNSVAVKNVFCDIEKNKVTSFIGPSGCGKSTVIRAINRMNDLIEDCKLSGSVIFEGIDIYAEDIDPVEVRRRIGMVFQQPNPFPKSIYENIAFGARVNGYKGNMDQLVEESLTKAAVWDECKDKLNESGYSLSGGQQQRLCIARTIAIEPDVILMDEPCSALDPLSTLKIEETIHELKKNFTIIIVTHNMQQANRVSDYTAFFNTEKKEKNLGGKIGFLVEFDKTKNMFNSPKQKSTQDYISGKFG from the coding sequence ATGAATAAAAAAAATATAAAACCTACATCTTCAGTCTCACTAGATAATGTATCAATTACATATGGCAATTCAGTTGCAGTTAAAAATGTCTTTTGTGATATTGAAAAGAATAAAGTTACATCTTTTATTGGTCCATCAGGATGCGGAAAATCAACCGTTATCAGAGCAATCAACCGAATGAACGATTTAATTGAAGATTGTAAATTATCAGGAAGTGTTATTTTTGAAGGTATAGATATATATGCAGAGGATATAGATCCAGTTGAAGTACGAAGGAGAATTGGAATGGTATTTCAACAGCCCAATCCATTCCCTAAAAGTATTTACGAAAATATTGCCTTTGGTGCGAGAGTAAATGGGTATAAAGGTAATATGGATCAATTAGTAGAAGAATCTCTTACAAAGGCCGCTGTGTGGGATGAATGCAAGGATAAATTAAACGAAAGTGGCTATTCATTATCAGGCGGACAACAACAAAGATTATGCATAGCAAGAACAATTGCTATAGAACCTGATGTGATTTTAATGGATGAGCCATGTTCAGCACTTGATCCATTATCTACATTAAAAATTGAAGAGACAATTCATGAATTAAAGAAGAATTTTACAATCATTATTGTTACGCACAATATGCAACAAGCTAATAGAGTCAGTGATTACACAGCTTTTTTCAACACAGAGAAAAAAGAAAAAAATTTAGGTGGAAAAATAGGATTTTTAGTTGAGTTTGATAAAACAAAAAACATGTTCAATTCACCAAAGCAAAAATCAACTCAAGACTATATCTCTGGGAAATTTGGATAA
- the pstA gene encoding phosphate ABC transporter permease PstA — protein sequence MNYTSQKSLTYNPSLTRNIGNKALTIISALFAIISVLPLILVISYVLIKGGSYINLDTLILEPEPPGDDLLSAGGIGPAITGTFIMAVIASIISIPVGVGGGIYLAEYSKSGKFAKFIRFGSNVLAGVPSIIAGVFIYAIIVSTKILFGSMFSGIAGGISLSILMLPTIIKTTDEALKLVPNDMRRAAFGVGASKFTMITNITLPAAFSSISTGVLLALARAAGETAPLIFTALFSRYYITSFDDLFYEMGSLSVLIYNFALEPYEAQNQLAWAASFILVVVLLSLNILSRWIGTLGSFSKNKV from the coding sequence ATGAATTACACTTCACAAAAATCTCTAACTTATAATCCCTCACTAACTAGAAATATTGGGAACAAAGCCTTAACTATTATTTCTGCTCTTTTTGCCATCATTTCTGTACTTCCTTTAATATTAGTCATAAGCTATGTATTAATAAAAGGTGGAAGTTATATAAACTTAGATACCTTAATTCTTGAACCTGAGCCACCAGGAGACGATCTTCTCTCAGCGGGAGGTATTGGACCAGCAATAACTGGAACTTTTATAATGGCAGTTATTGCTTCAATAATATCAATACCTGTTGGAGTAGGAGGTGGAATATATCTTGCTGAATATTCAAAATCAGGAAAGTTTGCAAAATTTATAAGGTTTGGATCAAATGTACTTGCAGGGGTTCCTTCTATAATTGCTGGTGTATTTATATATGCAATTATTGTTTCTACCAAAATATTATTTGGATCAATGTTCAGCGGTATTGCAGGCGGAATATCACTTTCAATTTTAATGCTTCCAACAATAATTAAAACTACTGATGAAGCACTTAAATTAGTACCAAATGACATGAGAAGAGCTGCATTTGGAGTTGGTGCCTCAAAATTCACAATGATAACAAATATCACATTACCAGCTGCATTTAGTTCAATTTCTACAGGCGTATTATTAGCACTCGCTAGGGCAGCAGGAGAAACAGCTCCATTAATATTTACAGCTCTTTTCTCACGTTACTACATTACAAGTTTTGATGATCTTTTCTATGAAATGGGTTCATTATCAGTGTTAATCTACAATTTCGCTCTTGAACCATATGAAGCTCAAAACCAACTAGCATGGGCAGCATCATTCATATTAGTTGTTGTACTTTTAAGTCTTAATATCCTATCAAGATGGATAGGCACACTTGGTTCTTTTTCAAAAAATAAAGTATAA
- the pstC gene encoding phosphate ABC transporter permease subunit PstC, with the protein MLLSVDKASRSKFSLRTRATSEKLVDVGFKNIVVAMASMVAVVLFSIFAVVYYESTESISRYGLRFLFSSAWNPVTDEYGAFTAIYGTIFTSIASLLIAIPLGVGTAIFITENIIPEYIRNVIGIMVELLAAIPSVVLGLWAVFIMEPFIRPFLKIIYELFGFIPFFSTEPLGAGMMPAILILVIMILPIITSISKDSLKQVPSKLRQAAYGIGASRWTTIFKVIIPAAISGITGGVLLALGRAMGETMAVTMIIGNSNNFSWSIFAPSYTISSMLANQFGEADGSQVSSLMYAALILMILTLLVNVFAQWIVKKLSLKYQ; encoded by the coding sequence ATGCTTTTGAGTGTGGACAAAGCTAGTAGATCTAAATTTTCATTGAGGACAAGAGCAACTTCAGAGAAGTTGGTAGATGTTGGGTTTAAAAATATTGTTGTTGCCATGGCTTCAATGGTAGCCGTAGTGCTTTTTTCCATATTTGCAGTCGTTTACTATGAATCTACTGAATCAATTTCAAGATATGGACTGAGGTTTCTTTTTAGCTCTGCATGGAATCCAGTTACAGATGAGTACGGTGCATTCACAGCTATTTATGGGACCATTTTTACATCGATTGCTTCATTATTAATTGCCATTCCATTGGGCGTCGGCACTGCAATATTTATAACTGAAAATATAATACCCGAATATATAAGAAATGTAATTGGAATAATGGTTGAACTTTTAGCTGCTATTCCATCAGTAGTTTTAGGACTATGGGCAGTATTTATTATGGAACCTTTTATTAGACCATTTTTGAAGATAATCTACGAACTATTTGGATTTATCCCATTTTTCAGCACCGAACCTTTGGGCGCTGGAATGATGCCAGCAATATTAATACTTGTGATAATGATACTACCTATAATCACATCGATTTCAAAAGATTCTCTAAAACAAGTTCCATCTAAACTTAGGCAAGCTGCCTATGGAATTGGAGCGTCAAGATGGACGACTATTTTTAAAGTAATTATTCCAGCCGCAATTTCTGGGATAACAGGAGGAGTTTTACTTGCTCTAGGAAGAGCTATGGGTGAGACAATGGCAGTTACTATGATTATTGGCAATTCAAATAACTTTAGTTGGTCAATATTTGCTCCTTCTTATACAATTTCATCAATGCTTGCCAATCAATTTGGTGAAGCAGATGGCAGCCAAGTCTCTTCTCTAATGTATGCAGCATTAATCCTAATGATATTGACCTTATTGGTTAATGTATTTGCCCAGTGGATTGTAAAGAAATTAAGCTTAAAATATCAATAA
- the dnaK gene encoding molecular chaperone DnaK, whose product MGRIVGIDLGTTNSVVAVLEAGRPVVISSAEGARTTPSVVGFTKESELLVGQLARRQLVLNPKNTFSNLKRFVGRAWDELEETSLSVPYSVRSNDQGNVRITSPVTKREYAPEELIGNIIRKLIDDAETYLGENVDSAVITVPAYFNDSQRQATRDAAILAGINVERILNEPTSAALAYGFDKSSSRKVLVFDLGGGTFDVSLMSISNGVFDVKATSGDTQLGGNDFDQRIVDWLAEDFLEKNKIDLRRDRQSLQRLTEAAEKAKQELSGVQSTPISLPFISTGKDGPLHIETTLTRKMYESLCNDLLDRLFDPVNTVIDDSGWNPEEIDEVVLVGGSTRMPMIKQLVKTLVPNPPCQSVNPDEVVAIGAAIQGGILSGELRDLLLNDVTPLSLGLETVGGLMKVLIPRNTSIPVRQSDVFSTSSSNQSSVEIHIWQGERQMASDNKSLGKFRLSGIPPAPRGVPQVQVAFDIDANGLLEVSATDRTTGRKQSVSVTGGSNLNQNEVNKLIEESKIKASEDRKKRASIDQKNNALTLVAQAERRLRDASLELGPYGAERQQRSVEVAMRDVEDMLQDNDLQELEYAVASLQEALFGLNRRLSAERKTDSNPIQGLKNTFGSLKDELFSDDYWDDDPWDYSQRGQNRNVDNNYGRRDIDPWDNDYYR is encoded by the coding sequence ATGGGGAGAATAGTTGGCATTGACTTGGGAACGACTAATTCCGTTGTAGCGGTTTTGGAGGCTGGTAGGCCAGTTGTTATTTCTAGTGCTGAAGGAGCTAGAACTACTCCATCAGTCGTTGGCTTTACAAAGGAATCTGAATTGTTGGTGGGCCAGTTAGCAAGAAGACAATTAGTTCTTAATCCAAAAAATACTTTTTCAAATCTAAAAAGATTTGTTGGTCGAGCATGGGATGAGCTTGAAGAGACAAGCCTCTCAGTTCCTTATAGCGTTCGCTCAAATGATCAGGGCAATGTTCGGATAACCTCTCCAGTAACAAAAAGAGAATATGCCCCCGAAGAATTGATTGGAAATATTATTAGGAAGTTAATAGATGATGCCGAAACCTATTTGGGTGAAAATGTTGATTCCGCTGTAATCACAGTTCCAGCTTATTTCAACGATTCACAAAGACAAGCGACTCGTGATGCTGCCATTTTGGCTGGTATAAATGTTGAAAGGATTTTGAATGAACCTACCTCTGCAGCACTTGCTTATGGTTTTGATAAAAGTTCTTCTCGAAAAGTATTGGTTTTTGATTTAGGTGGTGGAACATTTGACGTTTCTTTAATGTCTATTTCCAATGGCGTTTTTGATGTCAAAGCAACTTCTGGTGACACACAATTGGGCGGTAATGATTTTGATCAAAGAATTGTTGATTGGCTCGCTGAAGATTTTTTAGAAAAAAATAAAATAGACTTAAGAAGAGATAGGCAATCTTTACAAAGATTAACTGAAGCGGCTGAGAAAGCTAAACAAGAACTTTCTGGTGTTCAATCCACTCCAATATCACTTCCTTTTATTTCTACAGGCAAAGATGGTCCATTACATATAGAGACGACTCTTACTAGAAAAATGTATGAGAGTCTTTGCAATGATCTTTTAGATAGATTATTTGATCCTGTTAATACAGTTATTGATGATTCAGGTTGGAATCCTGAGGAAATTGATGAAGTAGTTCTTGTAGGAGGTAGTACACGTATGCCAATGATAAAACAATTAGTTAAAACATTAGTTCCAAATCCCCCTTGTCAATCTGTTAACCCTGATGAGGTGGTAGCTATTGGTGCTGCAATTCAAGGAGGGATTTTATCTGGAGAGTTGAGAGATCTTTTGTTAAATGATGTCACACCTCTTTCACTTGGACTTGAAACTGTTGGGGGTTTAATGAAAGTTCTAATTCCTCGAAACACCTCAATACCAGTTAGACAATCAGACGTGTTTAGTACATCATCTTCGAATCAATCATCTGTAGAAATACATATATGGCAAGGGGAGAGACAGATGGCTTCAGACAACAAATCATTGGGTAAATTTAGATTATCTGGTATTCCTCCTGCCCCAAGAGGAGTTCCTCAAGTCCAGGTAGCTTTTGATATTGATGCAAATGGTTTATTAGAAGTCAGTGCAACTGACAGAACCACTGGAAGAAAACAGTCTGTAAGTGTTACTGGAGGTTCAAACTTGAATCAAAATGAAGTTAATAAATTGATTGAGGAATCCAAAATAAAAGCATCTGAAGATAGAAAAAAACGTGCTTCTATCGATCAGAAAAATAATGCTTTAACACTTGTTGCACAAGCCGAGAGGAGACTAAGAGATGCTTCGCTCGAGTTAGGTCCCTATGGCGCGGAAAGACAACAAAGGTCTGTGGAAGTAGCGATGAGAGACGTTGAAGATATGCTTCAAGATAATGATTTGCAAGAACTTGAATATGCTGTTGCATCTCTCCAGGAGGCATTATTTGGTTTGAATCGTCGCTTGTCAGCAGAGAGAAAAACAGATTCTAATCCCATTCAAGGTTTGAAAAATACTTTTGGATCTTTAAAGGACGAATTGTTCTCTGACGATTACTGGGATGATGATCCTTGGGACTATTCACAAAGAGGGCAAAATAGAAATGTCGATAATAATTATGGGAGAAGGGATATAGATCCTTGGGATAATGACTACTACCGTTGA